In a genomic window of Halobiforma lacisalsi AJ5:
- a CDS encoding DUF418 domain-containing protein codes for MSAADPPTTNSRTAPPETDDEERTGDRGPTDPDDRILSLDVLRGFALLGILAVNIWLFALPVIGTVNPTLYGDLSGGNYAAWFVSHVFFERKFVTLFTFLFGAGVVLFTESKERKGQPARRLHFRRIFWLLAIGLGHAYLLWYGDVLVAYAVCGLLVVFVRNWRPTRLLLLGLILFSIPSLLYLASGAAYVTADPATQAEIEQGMIAGYGAEGTVDEEITAYRGGWLEQMDHRVPTAVSLQTAGFLFESLWIYSGLMIAGMALYKWGILSNERSTRFYRRLFVGGGTLGLALILAGVGYRGLIGWETVRVLLFAHQFNYWGSVLLALAYVSGIMLLCRAAADGVATTALSAVGRTAFSNYLLQTVLATTIFYGHGLGLFAQLSRLELLGVVVAIWAIQVPLSVAWLNRFRFGPVEWVWRTLTYGERQPLRLE; via the coding sequence ATGTCTGCCGCCGATCCTCCCACCACGAACTCGAGGACCGCCCCGCCGGAAACCGATGACGAGGAGCGAACCGGGGACCGCGGACCGACCGACCCCGACGACCGCATCCTGAGTCTCGACGTCCTCAGGGGGTTCGCCCTGCTGGGCATCCTCGCGGTCAACATCTGGCTCTTTGCCCTGCCGGTTATCGGAACGGTCAACCCGACGCTGTACGGCGACCTCTCCGGCGGGAACTACGCGGCCTGGTTCGTCAGTCACGTCTTCTTCGAGCGGAAGTTCGTCACGCTGTTTACCTTCCTCTTCGGGGCCGGCGTCGTCCTCTTTACCGAGTCGAAGGAGCGAAAGGGTCAGCCGGCGCGTCGGCTGCACTTCCGTCGGATTTTCTGGCTGCTCGCGATCGGGCTCGGCCACGCCTACTTGCTGTGGTACGGCGACGTCCTCGTCGCGTACGCGGTGTGTGGCCTGCTGGTCGTGTTCGTGCGCAACTGGCGGCCGACGCGGCTGCTCCTCCTCGGACTGATCCTGTTCTCGATCCCGTCGCTGCTGTACCTGGCGAGCGGCGCCGCGTACGTGACGGCGGATCCGGCGACACAGGCCGAAATCGAACAGGGGATGATCGCCGGGTACGGGGCAGAGGGCACTGTCGACGAGGAGATCACCGCCTACCGCGGTGGCTGGCTCGAGCAGATGGACCACCGGGTTCCGACCGCCGTCTCGTTGCAGACGGCCGGGTTCCTCTTCGAGTCACTGTGGATCTACAGCGGCCTGATGATCGCCGGGATGGCCCTCTACAAATGGGGCATCCTCTCGAACGAGCGGAGTACGCGGTTCTACCGGCGGCTGTTCGTCGGCGGCGGCACCCTCGGACTAGCGCTGATCCTCGCCGGCGTCGGCTACCGTGGGCTGATCGGCTGGGAGACGGTCCGAGTGCTCCTGTTCGCCCACCAGTTCAACTACTGGGGGTCGGTGCTGCTGGCACTGGCGTACGTGTCGGGGATCATGCTGCTCTGTCGAGCCGCGGCGGACGGGGTCGCAACCACGGCGCTGTCTGCCGTCGGCCGCACTGCGTTCTCGAACTACTTGCTCCAGACCGTCCTCGCGACGACGATCTTCTACGGCCACGGTCTGGGGCTGTTCGCTCAGTTGAGCAGGCTCGAGTTGCTGGGCGTCGTCGTGGCGATCTGGGCGATCCAGGTGCCGCTGTCGGTCGCCTGGCTGAACCGATTCCGGTTCGGACCCGTCGAGTGGGTCTGGCGGACGCTCACCTACGGGGAGCGACAGCCGCTGCGACTCGAATGA
- a CDS encoding DUF502 domain-containing protein, with protein sequence MASWKRDFASGLIVLGPILVTLYVIYWLYGLVAGVTPGLILEADSLYPLIESQQTREELAQLLRVLVVLTVVTILTFSVGYLMRTTIGGLVERLVDNVVNRVPVMRVIYNASKMAAETALGEQESLQKPVKLEVWDGLRMTAFKTGKTTDDGRHILFLPTSPNITTGFVIEVHPDRFTELDEDVEDALTRVLSAGFGDADRRGMDAGVPIDVVDERTAKGTDDDD encoded by the coding sequence CCGATCCTCGTGACCCTCTACGTCATCTACTGGCTCTACGGACTCGTGGCCGGGGTTACGCCCGGCCTCATTCTCGAGGCCGATTCGCTCTATCCGCTCATCGAGAGCCAGCAGACCCGCGAGGAACTCGCCCAGTTGCTCCGGGTGCTCGTCGTACTGACCGTCGTGACGATCCTCACCTTCTCGGTCGGCTATCTCATGCGGACGACCATCGGCGGCCTCGTCGAACGCCTCGTCGACAACGTCGTCAACCGGGTCCCCGTGATGCGGGTGATCTACAACGCGTCCAAGATGGCCGCCGAAACGGCACTGGGGGAACAGGAATCGCTCCAGAAACCGGTCAAACTCGAGGTGTGGGACGGCCTCCGAATGACCGCGTTCAAGACCGGGAAGACGACGGACGACGGCCGACACATCCTGTTCCTGCCGACCTCGCCGAACATCACGACGGGCTTTGTCATCGAAGTCCACCCCGACCGGTTCACCGAACTCGACGAGGACGTCGAGGACGCGCTGACGCGCGTGCTGAGCGCAGGGTTCGGCGACGCGGACCGGCGCGGCATGGACGCCGGCGTCCCGATCGACGTCGTCGACGAGCGAACGGCGAAGGGAACTGACGACGACGATTAG